A region of Oncorhynchus kisutch isolate 150728-3 linkage group LG29, Okis_V2, whole genome shotgun sequence DNA encodes the following proteins:
- the LOC109874439 gene encoding guanine nucleotide-binding protein G(I)/G(S)/G(O) subunit gamma-8-like, whose amino-acid sequence MSNNMAKIADARKTVEQLKLEVNIERMMVSKAAADLMAFCEAHAKEDPLVTPVPSSENPFREKKFFCAIL is encoded by the exons ATGTCCAATAACATGGCTAAGATTGCAGATGCTCGCAAGACAGTGGAACAGCTGAAACTGGAGGTCAACATTGAAAGAATGATG GTGTCCAAAGCGGCAGCTGATCTAATGGCCTTCTGTGAGGCTCATGCCAAGGAGGACCCGCTGGTGACACCAGTGCCATCCTCTGAGAACCCCTTTCGGGAGAAGAAATTTTTCTGTGCAATACTCTGA
- the LOC109874367 gene encoding transmembrane protein 45B: MANFKGHALPGSCFLLLGLCWSVMYPLRHCWRRRQPKGRQKLPLFFNRIDLIEGALIIFLAFVGIMAEQFVPDGPHGHLYLRETKSWVKLMNWQHSTMYFFFGIWGIVKVLSMSPLPVPLGLDRLALSLAFFIEGFLFYFHVHMRPPLDTHIHSLLFVAVFGVAASTLLEVFMRDNILLELLRVSLTILQGSWFFQIGFVLYPLNGVQWDLQAHDNTMFVTMCFCWHLAVALLIVGINYWMGWCCVQRCAGKGVDIEIGMRKTFSSQKALLQDSDEE; encoded by the exons ATGGCCAACTTCAAGGGACATGCCCTTCCCGGCAGCTGCTTTCTGCTGTTAGGCCTGTGTTGGTCAGTGATGTACCCTCTCCGACACTGCTGGAGGAGGCGTCAGCCTAAAGGAAGACAAAAACTGCCCCTGTTCTTTAACAGAATCGACTTAATCGAGGGGGCACTCATTATTTTCTTAGCCTTTGTGG GCATCATGGCAGAGCAGTTTGTGCCAGATGGGCCCCATGGCCACCTGTACCTCAGAGAGACTAAGTCCTGGGTGAAGCTGATGAACTGGCAGCACAGCACAATGTACTTCTTCTTCGGCATCTGGGGAATTGTTAAAGTCCTCAGTATGTCACCGCTTCCAGTCCCACTTGGTCTTGAccgtcttgctctctctctggctttttTCATTGAAG GGTTTCTGTTTTACTTCCATGTGCACATGCGCCCTCCTCTGGATACCCACATCCACTCCCTGCTGTTTGTGGCAGTGTTTGGTGTGGCGGCCAGCACCCTGTTGGAGGTGTTCATGCGAGATAACATCCTACTGGAGCTGCTCAGGGTCAGCCTAACCATCCTGCAAGGCTCCTGGTTCTTTCAG ATTGGATTCGTGCTGTACCCATTAAACGGAGTACAGTGGGATCTGCAGGCACACGATAACACCATGTTCGTCACCATGTGCTTCTGCTGGCATCTAGCTGTGGCCCTGCTGATCGTTGGCATCAACTACTGGATGGGCTGGTG CTGTGTACAAAGATGTGCAGGGAAGGGAGTTGACATAGAGATCGGGATGAGAAAGACATTCAGCTCCCAGAAGGCTCTGCTACAGGATTCCGATGAAGAGTAA
- the LOC109874229 gene encoding syncollin, translated as MKVMIALLLSTLCFEVLNAQCPEANALKDADGVKLCARMFEDSHYYYEQSCGGEYLDAYPGEDVPIIPWRWNNRISSLVVSRGCSLTVWKYTKKRGSKSKFGAGIKYRLKETMQGLFGDWENDISAYYCVC; from the coding sequence ATGAAGGTGATGATCGCTCTGCTTCTGAGCACTTTGTGCTTTGAAGTCCTCAATGCCCAATGCCCAGAAGCCAATGCGTTGAAAGACGCAGATGGCGTGAAGCTTTGCGCACGTATGTTCGAGGACAGTCACTATTATTACGAGCAGAGTTGTGGGGGAGAGTACCTTGATGCTTACCCAGGTGAGGACGTCCCTATCATCCCATGGCGCTGGAACAACCGCATCTCTTCCTTGGTGGTGTCAAGAGGTTGCAGCCTTACTGTTTGGAAATACACCAAGAAGAGAGGAAGCAAATCTAAATTCGGTGCTGGAATCAAATATCGCCTCAAAGAAACGATGCAAGGTCTTTTCGGCGATTGGGAAAACGACATCTCTGCATACTACTGTGTGTGCTAG